The bacterium genome includes the window TATTCCATATTTGCAGCCAGCCTGACTCATCGCAAGGAAAATTATGACGGCTTCTCGCCTGATATTCAATATGCCCTTTTTGAACCGGACAGAATTGAAATGCCTGAGATTGAACCGGATGAACGTAAACTTTCTTTTATTGAACAGGTGATCGGCTATGATAAAGATCAGGCCAGAGAAGAGGCAGGTCGCTGTCTGGAATGTAAACTCTGTGAAGAGGCATGTCCGGCACATCTTAAAATATCAGATTATATTGATGCAATTTACAGAGATGACCCAAAAGAATCACTTGAAAAAATTTATGAAGATAACCCAATCCCGTCTATTTGCGGAAGAGTATGTATGGCACATTGTGAAGATGCCTGTTCTCTGCATATAAGAGGAGATTCTCTTGCTATTAGATGGCTTAAAAGATATGCGGCTGATCAGATCAAGAATTTTAAAGAAGAACTTGAAATCCGGCCAGGTGAACCTACAGGAAAGAAAGTCGGTATCATCGGTGCTGGCCCGAGTGGATTATCTCTGGCATATTTTCTGCGGTTGCAAGGTCATGAAGTGATCGTTTATGATGAGCTGCCCGGTGGAGGCGGTGCTATTAGAATAGGTCCGCCTGCATACAGACTTCCTCTCGAAGCAATTGATAAAGACGTTAATTATATTAAATCTCTCGGAGTTGAATTTAATTTTAATACTAAAGTTGGGAAAGATATAAAATTTGAAGAAATCTTTAAGAATAATAATGCAGTTTTCCTTGGTATTGGAAATACAATAAGTTTCTCTACAAGAGTACCAAATGCCGAAAAATGTGTACTTGCTCTCGATTTTCTAAAAGATAATAAGATCGGTGAATACAGAAAAGTAGGTAAACAAGTTATAGTTATAGGCGGCGGGAATGTCGCAATGGATGTTGCTCGTGAAACGGTACGGCTTCAGCAGATGCAGTATCCGGGTCAAAAAACAATTACAAAAACAGTATCCCTTGAAGATTGGCATGAATTACCTGCAACTGATTTGGAAGTAAAAGAGGCTAAAGAAGAAGGCGTCGAATTTAATCCTGCCTGGGGACCGAAAGAAGTTGTCCTTGATGATGAAGGAAATATTAAAGGATTAGAATGTAAAAAAGTAAAATCCGTCTTTGATGAAAAAGGAAAATTTGCTCCCGCCTTTAATGAAGATGAGATACAATTTATTGAAAGCGACATGATAATCGAGGCCATCGGACAAAGGGCTGATTATTCATTTCTCGGTAAGCTCAGCGATGAACTGAAATTCACAGAAAGAAAAAAGCTTAAAGTAGATAAAAATGGTATGACTTCAATCCCAAAAGTGTTTGCCGGCGGGGATATTGTTAATATTAATTTAGATGCGGTAACTGCAATCGCAGATGCAAAAATTGCGGCAGAAGGCATAAATAAATTTTTATTAAACAATAAAAATAAATGATAATGTAGCAGGTCTTTTATGTTAAAATCATTAAAAGCAAAAGATATCATGATGAAAGAGATAATAACTATTGGACCAGATGCTCTATTAAAAAAAGCAATAAAAAAATTACTTGATAATAAAATTAGTAGTATGCCTGTAACAGATGACTCAGGAAAAATGGTAGGTATTATTTCTTGTGAGGATATTCTGAATTTAGCATTCGATGGTTATCTCAGTAGTACAAAAGTTGAGATGGTTATGACAAAGAATGTTGTTTATTTTGAACCTGATTCAAATTTAGAGGAAATTGCTCTTGTTATTTCTAAAAACCATTTTCGTAGAATACCAATTATTAAGGATGGTAGAATAGTAGGAATTGTTTCGAGAAGAGATATCGTTAAAAATATATTTATGTCAATATAATAATTTTATTTTATTTCCTCATTAGAATTTTTTTGATAAATTAATAGTACAAAAAAAAGCTAAAATTAGTTAGAATAGTAGAGCCTATTTCCTAAACATGTTTGCAGGCGGAGACGCTATAGCAGGTGGATATACTGTAATAGAGGCTATGGGACACGGCAGAAAAGCTGCTGAGGCGATTGATAATTATCTCAATAAATAGATTATTTCTTAAATTTGGTATTTTAAAGCCCGTTAGATTCTTAGCGGGCTTTTTATATTGCAAAAACCTCTTTGAACTATCAGGCCTGAACTGTAAATTATATTGATACTAAAAACATAGTCAATATTAACGGAGACAGCGTAATG containing:
- a CDS encoding FAD-dependent oxidoreductase; this translates as MSNTSYLNPLKAVKYLFKKPQTLQYPFETNPIADRYRGFHKNDWEKCTGCGNCADICPNKAIEMVKIDELEPMPDEGRKDERPQIDYGRCCFCGLCVDICPPGSLSLTKDFFHIHFDTKTFTFIPKDEKLEKDVYKSEQDYSIFAASLTHRKENYDGFSPDIQYALFEPDRIEMPEIEPDERKLSFIEQVIGYDKDQAREEAGRCLECKLCEEACPAHLKISDYIDAIYRDDPKESLEKIYEDNPIPSICGRVCMAHCEDACSLHIRGDSLAIRWLKRYAADQIKNFKEELEIRPGEPTGKKVGIIGAGPSGLSLAYFLRLQGHEVIVYDELPGGGGAIRIGPPAYRLPLEAIDKDVNYIKSLGVEFNFNTKVGKDIKFEEIFKNNNAVFLGIGNTISFSTRVPNAEKCVLALDFLKDNKIGEYRKVGKQVIVIGGGNVAMDVARETVRLQQMQYPGQKTITKTVSLEDWHELPATDLEVKEAKEEGVEFNPAWGPKEVVLDDEGNIKGLECKKVKSVFDEKGKFAPAFNEDEIQFIESDMIIEAIGQRADYSFLGKLSDELKFTERKKLKVDKNGMTSIPKVFAGGDIVNINLDAVTAIADAKIAAEGINKFLLNNKNK
- a CDS encoding CBS domain-containing protein, producing the protein MLKSLKAKDIMMKEIITIGPDALLKKAIKKLLDNKISSMPVTDDSGKMVGIISCEDILNLAFDGYLSSTKVEMVMTKNVVYFEPDSNLEEIALVISKNHFRRIPIIKDGRIVGIVSRRDIVKNIFMSI